From a region of the Babesia bovis T2Bo chromosome 1, whole genome shotgun sequence genome:
- a CDS encoding SmORF protein (Small Open Reading Frame (SmORF)), whose product MIGLNNLCKLFLVVALGFFATATSTDVAQDQPTQEALVSKEDEVATEPQEVPIPTKAETKKQTETSKRNMKFVEWLLLSEPENRKQLRERLPRDLAAMVPEEYDEPIKPFIEKKIRTFFSFSVQKQGSMILDSYGRNF is encoded by the coding sequence ATGATAGGCCTTAACAATTTGTGTAAGCTCTTTCTAGTTGTGGCTCTCGGGTTCTTTGCCACAGCTACCTCTACTGATGTAGCCCAAGATCAACCCACTCAGGAAGCATTGGTTAGCAAGGAGGACGAAGTTGCCACTGAACCTCAAGAGGTGCCAATACCAACGAAGGCTGAGACTAAAAAACAAACTGAAACATCAAAACGAAACATGAAGTTTGTTGAATGGCTTCTATTATCCGAGCCAGAAAACAGAAAACAACTTCGTGAGAGGCTACCAAGGGATTTGGCTGCAATGGTTCCAGAGGAGTATGACGAACCAATAAAACCTTTTATAGAAAAGAAAATTAGAACGTTTTTCTCATTCAGTGTGCAAAAGCAAGGTTCAATGATTTTAGATTCATATGGTCGCAATTTCTGA
- a CDS encoding SmORF protein (Small Open Reading Frame (SmORF)): MESLSSSGIRVLRYCHITDVALDQPKKESLASRFFGKREPGKESQDSAEATKTNTGENTETADPPKYSVEWFLLPKPENSAHLLEKLAFDMAKDVLKDCDEPIDSAVEKLIRKHFSVLQQQYKPKTFVYENG; encoded by the coding sequence ATGGAATCTCTCTCTAGTTCTGGCATTCGTGTTCTCCGCTATTGCCACATTACTGATGTAGCCCTGGATCAgcccaagaaggaatcaCTGGCCAGCAGGTTCTTCGGCAAGAGAGAACCTGGCAAGGAATCTCAAGATTCAGCCGAAGCAACAAAGACTAACACTGGAGAAAACACTGAGACAGCAGATCCACCCAAGtactctgttgaatggtttCTGTTACCCAAGCCAGAAAACAGTGCACATCTTCTTGAGAAGTTGGCATTTGATATGGCCAAAGACGTTCTTAAGGACTGTGATGAGCCCATAGATTCCGCAGTGGAAAAACTTATTAGAAAACATTTTTCAGTGCTTCAGCAACAATATAAGCCAAAGACTTTTGTTTATGAAAATGGTTAG
- a CDS encoding variant erythrocyte surface antigen-1 alpha subunit, translating to MYHYWYTVPHGALGYDGDTKDAGATYEQVKEHLNGLFSLVQGLGGTAVVRTYIDQLAQVLSALVGWSKIEQCWNGTCKKDGSNDLNGSPHGDSSCKYLQEVKENTPCKDCRCMKWKVPGANDHSKGHHLGRGCTRCKDSGSSDAGCKCTSGGGGCSSGQECQCAKAGKCCKCCCTSCSGCKTNAKCSCTTEESITHSRTTYGEITIERYMSSYSNNNHDNPPKWKDASNTPNRHHCAKILLGSVCLIWSGVTYMHWTGKWASGSPYWNNHILDGSGLDDGTLSQWLQALGFPRDMLNNSGPQNRLDKVIWDGFMGKLFLGFTHPSGSHASDGNTAKQPYDMNYAGFVHTAHRDSFNKEATVFPKDGTGSSTTGHIGETNQNKIGAIFKLYVLSCAYFTGLQKRNSTALSTTPTATNNPKTIREILYWLSALPYSPAYPKILTHSKGRLTEVTQKLGDDGNDTPQLKFYQEKRWAPITVHQYNLFAHFQAVTQYCPLVLIGIQGGLHSTTGTDKTTEPPIHSLYSNTECHFTYPTVSIQAYNQVVHYIRALFYQLYFLRKQCAVKVTCGGKWRECRYGSGVLGKDVVSWMCLGCNPMEHDRKWRVGKVGDLLKGVKDDPKTLPGALKELLQRIGDVVVQLGNAQEALEKDINNEKVAVAAVKKAGVKNGSSDLSGVLREVLDKVNEKVKELEKVVTEKADGETSQALSKAKTALERAKEMVKNDGNKKNKLNAAHHGLQKVLKIFKKWLKDTTKGLDGHKGALLDATSKLKDICSSPMCSACIDHATKCGRQGEKKTCPTCHQQYMDGTPSPLQAFLEDRLPGFSCSEVLNDEKENPVYPPAASHLGHCGGSGQCCPLPMGFRNQFQKGGITDMTGQRLYGILYFFSNENMMQSCVYTLVRVTAELSATTPQVLGDVFGFFRGGVGEKERGMTKKSGEKACDHDRDPSKKGDEDYFCGWCASGLRDEVKGIQWIPKKDHDGGQYRSTVGQALIEIKGDKGTVNTVPLSDSQSTTNTSLSRLTENCQYLSPLTGELYTAVSATFGHVYLSWVLYLSDALEGGLRSLSDAFRNVECRGCRECDPNKCKKGNHGTTGNSQCNCSSIVSCTGVLPVLYRHGFSYGNPFNLEGYQQKDGKTDGQYDIEDKKKERTKQCHQFLDSLSAVIDKNKQDTSKVASQNHPLTKLLSEVGQLQYDIRLPWIFVLTLAWLVAVLYLAFGAIWPLDWTHMRSHWLRGGEHQWQCMWYKVMTGRKGGPVLEGIENFGQSLLVFLLVV from the exons atg taccactactggtatacagtacctcatggtgcCCTAGGGTATGATGGTGATACTAAGGACGCTGGCGCCACCTACGAGCAAGTAAAGGAACACCTCAATGGACTattctccctagtccagggactaggtggtactgcagtggtacggacctacatagaccagctggcacaggtactcagtgcactagttgggtggagtaagatagagcAGTGTTGGAATGGCACGTGCAAGAAGGATGGTAGCAATGATCTCAATGGCAGTCCACACGGCGACAGTAGCTGCAAGTATCTACAGGAGGTAAAGGAAAACACACCATGCAAGGACTGTcggtgtatgaaatggaaagtACCCGGGGCTAATGATCACAGTaaaggacaccacctagGCAGAgggtgtacaaggtgtaaggatagtggtagtagtgATGCAGGGTGTAAGTGTactagtggtggtggtggctGTAGTTCTGGCCAAGAGTGTCAATGCGCCAAAGCAGGCAAATGttgcaagtgttgttgtacaagtTGTAGTGGATGTAAGACGAATGCTAAGTGTAGTTGCACCACCGAAGAGAGTATTACGCACAGCAGAACGACGTACGGAGAGATCACCATAGAGCGTTATATGTCTTCATACTCAAATAATAATCACGATAATCCTCCAAAATGGAAAGATGCTTCCAATACTCCTAATCGTCACCACTGTGCCAAGATCCTACTAGGttcagtatgtctcatctggagtggagtgacatatatgcattggacaGGTAAGTGGGCCAGTGGCAGTCCATAttggaacaaccacatcctggatggtagtggtctagatgatggtaccctatcccaatggttaCAGGCTCTAGGAtttcctagggatatgCTTAATAATAGTGGCCCACAGAATAGACTTGACaaggtcatatgggatgggtttaTGGGAAAACTGTTTCTAGGGTTTACTCACCCTAGTGGAAGTCATGCCAGTGACGGTAATACAGCAAAACAACCCTACGATATGAATTACGCTggttttgtacatactgcacatagggattcattcaacaaaGAAGCTACTGTATTCCCCAAGGATGGCACTGGCTCTAGTACTACTGGCCACATCGGTGAAACGAACCAGAACAAGATCGGTGCCATTTTCAAGCTTTACgttctatcatgtgcctacttcACTGGATTACAGAAGCGTAACTCTACAGCACTGTCCACCACTCCCACTGCCACTAATAATCCCAAGACAATCCGggaaatcctatactggctaagtgcattgccctatagtccgGCATATCCGAAGATACTGACACATTCCAAGGGAAGACTCACAGAAGTTACCCAGAAACTCGGAGATGATGGCAATGACACGCCACAACTGAAGTTCTACCAAGAGAAACGTTGGGCTCCCATTACAGTTCATCAatacaacctgtttgctcacttccaagcagtgactcagtactgcccactggtcctcataggtatccagggtggattACACAGCACTACTGGCACTGACAAGACTACAGAACCTCCTATCCACTCCTTGTACTCCAACACTGAATGCcacttcacctatcccactgtgtccatccaagcatacaaccaggtggtacactacattagggctttgttctaccagttgtacttccttaggaagcaatgtgcagtgaaaGTTACTTGTGGAGgtaaatggcgtgagtgtaggtatggtagtggagtgcTTGGAAAGGATGTagttagctggatgtgcctggggtgtaaccccatggagcatgataggaaatggAGGGTGGGGAAGGTGGGTGATTTACTGAAGGGTGTGAAGGATGATCCAAAGACGCTTCCGGGGGCACTAAAGGAATTACTGCAGAGGATTGGTGACGTAGTagtacaattgggtaatgcccaggaggcgTTGGAAAAGGATATTAATAATGAGAAGGTGGCAGTAGCGGCAGTAAAGAAAGCAGGAGTGAAGAATGGGAGTAGTGATCTTAGCGGGGTACTAAGGGAGGTACTAGATAAAGTGAATGAGAAGGTGAAGGAACTAGAGAAGGTGGTGACGGAGAAGGCGGATGGGGAGACATCACAGGCACTAAGTAAGGCAAAGACGGCACTAGAGAGGGCTAAGGAAATGGTGAAGAATGATGGTAATAAAAAAAACAAACTTAATGCTGCTCATCATGGGTTACAAAAGGTATTGAAGATATTTAAGAAGTGGTTGAAGGATACAACAAAAGGGCTCGACGGTCACAAAGGTGCACTGTTAGACGCCACGAGCAAACTCAAAGACATATGCAGCTCTCCTATGTGCTCGGCATGTATAGATCACGCCACCAAGTGTGGCCGGCAGGGAGAGAAGAAGACCTGTCCAACCTGCCACCAACAGTACATGGACGGCACTCCatcccccctccaggcattcctggaGGACAGGTTACCAGGCTTTAGCTGTAGCGAAGTACTGAACGATGAGAAGGAAAATCCAGTATACCCACCCGCTGCATCTCACTTGGGACACTGCGGTGGCTCaggccagtgctgcccattgccaatgggtttcagAAATCAATTCCAGAAGGGCGGTATCACTGATATGActggccaacgcctttatggtatcctttacttctttagtaacgagaacatgatgcagtcgtgtgtctatacactggtgagggtaactgcagaactcagtgccacaacaccacaggtactgggtgatgtattcgggttctttaggggtggtgttGGAGAGAAGGAAAGAGGAATGACGAAAAAGAGTGGAGAGAAAGCATGTGATCACGATAGGGACCCGTCTAAGAAAGGAGATGAAGattacttttgcggctggtgtgcttctgggttacgggatgaaGTAAAAGGTATCcagtggataccaaagaaGGATCACGATGGAGGGCAATACAGAAGCACTGTAGGACAAGCCCTAATAGAGATCAAGGGTGATAAGGGCACTGTCAATACTGTTCCACTGTCTGATTCACAATCCACCACTAATACTTCCCTCTCACGACTCACTgagaactgccagtacctctcccccctaaccggtgagcTGTATACAGCcgtgagtgccactttcggTCACGTctacctctcatgggtactatacctatcagatgcCCTTGAAGGTGGATTACGTTCACTGTCTGACGCATTCCGTAACGTTGAATGCCGTGGTTGCAGAGAGTGcgaccccaataagtgcaagaagggaaATCATGGCACAACAGGTAATTCACAATGTAACTGCTcatcaatcgtatcatgtaccggggtactaccagtactctatagacatggcttcagctacggtaacccattcaatctggaggggtaccagcaGAAGGATGGAAAGACGGATGGACAGTATGACATTGAAGATAAGAAGAAAGAGCGTACTAAGCAGTGCCATCAATTCTTGGACAGTCTCAGTGCAGTGATTGACAAGAACAAGCAGGACACATCTAAGGTCGCCTCTCAGAATCATCCCCTGACAAAGTTACTATCAGAGGTCggccagctccaatacgacatacggctcccgtggatctttgtactgaccttagcctggctagtagcggtactgtaccttgcctttggtgccatatggccactggactggacacatatgaggtcgcattggttacggggtggagaacaccagtggcaatgtatgtggtataaggtgatgacggggcgGAAGGGAGGACCAGTGCTAGAGGGGATTGAAAATTTTGGTCAAAGTTTACTAGTATTTTTACTGGTTGTTTAG